A window from Lachnoanaerobaculum umeaense encodes these proteins:
- the pfkB gene encoding 1-phosphofructokinase, with amino-acid sequence MYYTITLNPAIDMLTKVENFELGKLNRTGESGYVVGGKGINISLLLKNIGKESKALGFIAGFTGYFIKDELKKKSIKTNFVETNGFTRINIKLTTETETEINSQSSKVSEENIKDFFVTLDELTSQDTVFLSGNIIPGMEGNDFVRIAEKIRQKGAKLVVDSNKDMVLNTLKYNPFIVKPNEFELGEMFGVEINTIEDIAKYARKLQEMGAENVIVSRGSKGAILFAKNGEILSANTAKGKVVSTIAAGDSMLAMFVAKYDETGDYKLSLQYASAAGGATSFSAGVGEKELIDELLVQIKVEEIRL; translated from the coding sequence ATGTACTATACAATCACATTGAATCCGGCTATTGATATGCTTACAAAGGTCGAGAATTTTGAACTTGGTAAGCTAAATAGAACTGGAGAGTCAGGTTATGTTGTAGGAGGTAAGGGTATAAATATTTCCTTACTGTTAAAAAATATAGGTAAAGAAAGCAAGGCACTGGGATTTATTGCCGGATTTACCGGATATTTTATAAAAGATGAATTGAAGAAAAAGTCAATAAAAACTAATTTTGTCGAAACGAACGGTTTCACAAGAATTAACATCAAATTAACCACCGAGACTGAAACAGAAATAAACTCTCAAAGTAGTAAAGTTAGTGAAGAAAATATTAAAGATTTTTTTGTTACATTGGATGAATTGACAAGTCAGGATACCGTATTCTTATCAGGTAATATAATACCGGGTATGGAAGGTAATGACTTTGTTAGAATAGCAGAAAAAATAAGACAAAAGGGTGCGAAGCTGGTAGTTGACAGCAACAAAGATATGGTTTTAAATACTTTAAAATACAATCCTTTTATTGTAAAGCCAAACGAATTTGAGCTGGGTGAGATGTTTGGAGTAGAGATAAATACCATTGAAGATATAGCAAAGTATGCAAGAAAACTGCAAGAAATGGGAGCAGAAAATGTAATTGTTTCCAGAGGAAGTAAGGGTGCTATACTGTTTGCAAAAAATGGAGAGATTTTAAGTGCAAATACAGCAAAGGGAAAAGTTGTTTCCACTATTGCAGCAGGTGACAGTATGCTTGCTATGTTTGTAGCAAAGTATGATGAAACCGGAGACTATAAGCTCAGCCTACAGTATGCTTCCGCTGCCGGAGGAGCTACTTCATTTTCTGCCGGAGTAGGGGAAAAAGAGTTGATAGATGAGCTTTTAGTTCAAATAAAGGTCGAAGAGATAAGGTTATAG
- a CDS encoding VWA domain-containing protein, whose product MVKGWKDKLENHVNLNENIFVDMNVKGNAEYDFCCFGVDENGKLSDDGYMIFYNQRTSPNAELRVEDITDGVRYTLNLSTLPDFINRLVFTVSIDGNQTMGEMNSLETKVYQSGDNDIEMKLGGKDFTKEKAVIVMEIYRKDVWRIGCVASGFDGGLSALLKYFGGEEVKDESNQNLSSSNQKILLEKKMEKAPELISLVKPLVFELKKKNLESTVAKVGLVLDISGSMVPRFKNGTVQSIVNKTLPLAVQFDDDGELDFWFYGTTARQMDSVNLKNYTKAVPDDWKHLMMELGGRNNEPIVMRMVVDEYKDTKIPAYVLFITDGGVNNKKEIRNIITEASHLPIFWQFVGVGGKNYGVLEKLDTMTGRYVDNAGFFALDDFQKVSNEELYARLLEEFPAWLEAIRKKGMI is encoded by the coding sequence ATGGTAAAAGGTTGGAAGGATAAGCTTGAAAATCACGTAAATCTAAATGAGAATATCTTTGTTGATATGAATGTCAAAGGCAATGCAGAGTATGACTTTTGTTGCTTTGGGGTGGATGAAAACGGAAAACTATCAGATGATGGATATATGATTTTCTATAATCAAAGGACAAGTCCTAATGCTGAGCTAAGAGTTGAAGATATAACAGATGGAGTAAGATATACGCTAAATCTTTCAACGCTTCCTGATTTTATTAACAGGCTGGTATTTACTGTAAGTATTGACGGCAATCAGACTATGGGAGAGATGAATAGTCTTGAGACTAAAGTATATCAATCAGGAGATAATGATATTGAAATGAAACTTGGAGGCAAGGATTTCACCAAGGAAAAGGCAGTTATTGTCATGGAAATATACCGCAAAGATGTATGGAGAATAGGTTGCGTGGCAAGTGGCTTTGATGGCGGATTGTCTGCACTTTTGAAATACTTTGGTGGGGAAGAAGTCAAAGATGAGTCAAATCAGAATTTATCATCATCTAATCAAAAGATATTACTTGAAAAGAAAATGGAGAAAGCACCTGAGCTTATAAGCCTTGTAAAGCCACTGGTATTTGAACTAAAGAAAAAGAATCTTGAGTCTACAGTTGCAAAAGTTGGACTTGTTCTTGATATCTCAGGTTCTATGGTACCACGATTTAAGAATGGTACAGTGCAGTCTATTGTAAATAAGACATTGCCTTTGGCGGTACAGTTTGATGATGATGGGGAGCTGGATTTCTGGTTTTATGGCACTACAGCCAGGCAGATGGACAGTGTAAATTTGAAAAATTATACTAAGGCTGTTCCTGACGACTGGAAACATCTGATGATGGAGCTTGGTGGAAGAAATAATGAGCCTATTGTAATGAGAATGGTAGTGGATGAATATAAGGATACAAAGATTCCTGCCTATGTGCTTTTTATCACTGATGGTGGTGTGAATAATAAAAAGGAAATACGAAATATTATTACAGAAGCCTCACATCTTCCTATTTTCTGGCAGTTTGTGGGTGTGGGAGGTAAAAACTATGGTGTGCTTGAAAAACTGGATACAATGACAGGAAGATATGTGGATAATGCCGGATTTTTTGCTTTGGATGATTTTCAAAAGGTATCAAATGAGGAACTTTATGCCAGATTATTGGAAGAATTTCCGGCTTGGCTTGAGGCGATAAGAAAAAAAGGAATGATTTAA
- a CDS encoding TraX family protein: MFSKIKERGLNTGDLKLIAIVAMTIDHLTWLLFPGLQRVWFVCALHIIGRLTAPIMWFFIAEGSYYTKDSIKYIKRLFLFAIISHFAYSFAFGLSPLPFKSGIFNQTSVIWSLAIGATLIFAVQKHKLPGIVTVFLIILANLLSFPADWSCIAVMVPFFLYMHRGDFKKQAVDYIIFALVYAAVYFIFIDRVYAVLQLFICLCIPLLRMYNGEVGSNKSMKWLFYIYYPAHLFLIGFIRILLYGNVNILF; the protein is encoded by the coding sequence ATGTTTTCAAAAATAAAAGAAAGAGGCTTAAATACAGGTGATTTAAAGTTAATTGCTATTGTGGCAATGACAATAGATCACTTGACATGGCTGCTTTTTCCGGGACTTCAAAGGGTATGGTTTGTATGTGCACTTCATATAATAGGACGACTTACTGCTCCTATTATGTGGTTTTTTATAGCGGAGGGTTCTTATTATACTAAGGACTCTATAAAATACATAAAGCGATTATTTTTATTTGCAATAATATCACATTTTGCATACAGCTTTGCCTTTGGACTTAGCCCATTGCCTTTTAAAAGCGGAATATTCAATCAAACAAGTGTTATATGGTCACTTGCCATAGGTGCAACGCTGATATTTGCAGTGCAAAAGCATAAATTGCCGGGGATTGTAACGGTATTTCTTATAATACTTGCAAATCTGCTTTCATTTCCTGCCGATTGGTCATGTATTGCAGTTATGGTTCCTTTTTTTCTGTATATGCATAGGGGGGATTTTAAAAAGCAGGCAGTGGATTATATTATTTTTGCTTTAGTATATGCGGCTGTTTATTTTATATTCATCGACAGGGTTTATGCGGTATTACAGCTGTTTATTTGTTTGTGTATACCACTACTTAGAATGTATAATGGTGAAGTCGGAAGCAATAAAAGTATGAAATGGTTGTTTTATATATACTATCCGGCACATTTATTTTTAATAGGTTTTATCAGAATATTATTATATGGAAATGTAAATATCTTATTTTAA
- a CDS encoding Abi family protein: protein MELKRPLTIDEQLSKLEMHGIEIDNESDANHILEQVSYYRITGYTLQFRKNPSSSDLVSKHKLSEIYGLYKFDAMLRTLLRKYLEINEVYYKTHISNIFSLEKCKEFPHDQHYDVNNYFNKDGFNRIIEKFEKEEKYYNDSLIVKHHKQNYNGKMPLWAMFELMSFLSVSMLYSAMFKSSQDRIAVRIGIGSKTLANHLHCMSVLRNKCSHAARLINTRYNPPAKLSGNFLRDNPSVNNDSLFAYIMVLKYRLPSVELRTELKNELIKLIERFNDILDLSLIGFPTNYESIL from the coding sequence ATGGAATTGAAGCGTCCTCTGACAATTGATGAACAGTTGAGTAAATTAGAGATGCATGGTATAGAAATAGATAATGAATCAGATGCTAATCATATTTTAGAACAAGTAAGTTATTATCGTATTACAGGATATACATTACAGTTTAGAAAAAATCCATCAAGCAGTGATCTTGTTTCAAAACATAAATTATCAGAAATTTACGGTTTATACAAGTTTGATGCTATGCTAAGAACCTTGCTAAGGAAATATCTGGAAATAAATGAGGTGTACTATAAGACACATATCTCTAATATATTTTCTTTGGAAAAGTGTAAAGAATTTCCTCATGATCAACACTACGATGTAAATAATTATTTCAATAAAGATGGATTTAATAGGATAATTGAAAAATTTGAAAAGGAAGAAAAATATTATAATGATAGTTTAATTGTAAAACATCATAAGCAAAATTATAATGGGAAAATGCCGTTATGGGCTATGTTTGAACTTATGTCTTTTTTAAGTGTTTCTATGTTATATAGTGCAATGTTTAAAAGCTCACAAGATAGGATAGCAGTTCGGATTGGCATAGGAAGTAAGACATTGGCTAATCATTTACACTGTATGTCAGTACTTAGAAATAAATGTTCACATGCAGCTAGGCTGATTAATACAAGATATAATCCACCGGCAAAGCTATCAGGAAATTTTTTACGAGACAATCCAAGTGTAAATAATGATTCTTTATTTGCGTATATTATGGTTTTGAAGTATAGATTACCATCAGTCGAGTTAAGAACTGAATTAAAAAATGAACTAATAAAACTTATTGAAAGATTTAACGATATTTTAGACCTGTCATTAATAGGTTTTCCAACAAATTACGAGAGTATATTATAG
- a CDS encoding nitrous oxide-stimulated promoter family protein, with protein MIEIYCRGKHGHNISLCKDCQNLMDYARSRIEHCPFMESKSFCSNCIVHCYSPDMRVKIKKVMRYSGPRIMFYHPVMCINHALTSLTAKLKI; from the coding sequence ATGATAGAAATATACTGTCGTGGGAAGCATGGCCATAATATCTCTCTCTGTAAAGATTGTCAGAATCTTATGGACTATGCACGCTCAAGAATTGAGCATTGCCCATTTATGGAAAGTAAAAGTTTTTGCAGTAATTGTATTGTTCACTGTTATTCTCCTGATATGAGAGTAAAAATCAAAAAGGTAATGCGTTATTCGGGACCGCGTATCATGTTTTACCACCCGGTCATGTGTATAAATCATGCTCTTACATCTTTAACAGCTAAATTAAAAATATAG
- a CDS encoding ABC transporter ATP-binding protein/permease, translating into MIKMRLIRLLKGSGKYILYQVLWQWISLIMQIIIAINITGLIQEVFLDTAFEYHIPRVVIVVIVGALIRAVCDKLYSKASFHAGANVKRILRNRIYEKVLRLGPAYREQVHTSEIVQMAGEGVEQLEVYFSRYLSQFFYSLLAPLTLFIVVMRISMKSAVILLVAVPLIPIVIMLVMIVAKKLLSHYFDIYYGLGDSFLEKLQGMTTLKIYQADKAAADDMDRESEQFRKITMKVLMMQLNSTSVMDIVAYGGAAVGIISALSQFYKAEVSLFGMLMILFLAAEFFLPMRILGSFFHIGMNGMKASDRIFAFLDLPEQQRGSKEISDKEIKISLENLSFSYDSSKTILNGIDMTIAPKSFVSIVGVSGSGKSTIAGILMGRNPKYKGSLKINNDEHSELTSKTILSHFTLVGHRSWIFAGTVRENLLMGNPNATEKEMNEALEKVNLLAFINSQDGLDTKLTSNASNLSGGQKQRLSLARALLHNTPVYIFDEATSNVDAGSEEIIMNVIHELSKTKTIILISHRLANVVNSDEIFMLKNGSIVESGLHFELMNNKGAYEKLFTEQMNLENFSKRKEVAQ; encoded by the coding sequence ATGATCAAGATGAGACTTATTCGTCTATTGAAAGGCTCCGGAAAGTATATCCTCTACCAGGTTCTTTGGCAATGGATATCTCTTATTATGCAAATAATCATTGCAATAAATATTACCGGACTTATTCAGGAAGTTTTCTTAGATACAGCCTTTGAATATCATATTCCAAGAGTTGTTATTGTCGTCATTGTAGGTGCTTTGATAAGAGCAGTATGTGATAAACTCTACAGCAAAGCAAGTTTTCATGCCGGTGCAAATGTAAAGAGAATCTTGCGTAACCGTATCTATGAAAAGGTACTTCGCTTAGGTCCTGCTTACAGAGAACAGGTACATACCTCTGAAATCGTACAAATGGCAGGTGAGGGTGTGGAACAGCTTGAAGTATATTTTAGCAGATATTTGAGTCAGTTTTTCTACTCCCTACTTGCTCCACTTACTCTATTTATAGTTGTAATGAGAATCAGTATGAAATCGGCTGTTATTCTTCTTGTAGCAGTACCTCTAATACCCATAGTTATAATGCTTGTAATGATAGTAGCTAAAAAACTGCTCAGCCATTACTTTGACATATATTACGGTCTTGGTGACAGCTTCCTTGAAAAGTTGCAAGGTATGACAACTCTTAAGATATATCAGGCTGATAAAGCTGCTGCAGATGATATGGATAGAGAGTCGGAACAATTTAGAAAAATAACAATGAAAGTTTTGATGATGCAGCTTAACAGTACCTCTGTTATGGATATAGTGGCATATGGCGGTGCAGCTGTAGGAATTATCAGTGCCCTTTCACAGTTTTATAAAGCTGAGGTTTCTCTTTTTGGAATGCTGATGATCTTATTCCTTGCGGCAGAATTTTTTCTTCCAATGCGAATTTTAGGAAGTTTTTTCCATATAGGTATGAACGGAATGAAAGCAAGTGATCGTATATTTGCATTCCTTGATCTCCCTGAGCAACAAAGAGGTAGTAAAGAAATAAGTGATAAAGAGATAAAAATATCACTTGAGAACCTTTCTTTCTCGTACGACTCAAGTAAGACCATATTAAATGGAATAGATATGACTATTGCACCAAAGTCCTTTGTTTCAATAGTAGGTGTCTCAGGTTCCGGTAAATCCACTATAGCAGGCATACTTATGGGTAGAAATCCTAAATACAAAGGAAGTCTGAAGATAAATAATGACGAGCATAGCGAACTTACAAGCAAAACAATTCTCTCTCATTTTACTTTAGTGGGACATCGCAGTTGGATATTTGCAGGTACTGTAAGAGAAAATCTTTTGATGGGCAATCCAAATGCTACAGAAAAAGAAATGAATGAGGCGCTGGAAAAGGTCAATCTTCTTGCCTTTATCAATTCTCAAGACGGACTTGATACAAAACTGACCTCAAATGCAAGCAATCTCTCGGGAGGGCAAAAGCAAAGACTCTCACTTGCAAGAGCTCTTCTTCATAATACACCTGTATATATCTTTGATGAGGCCACTTCAAATGTTGATGCCGGAAGTGAAGAGATAATAATGAATGTAATACATGAATTATCAAAGACAAAAACCATTATCCTTATATCACACAGACTTGCAAATGTTGTTAACAGTGATGAGATATTTATGCTTAAGAACGGAAGTATCGTAGAATCAGGGCTTCACTTTGAACTTATGAATAATAAAGGTGCTTATGAAAAACTCTTTACAGAGCAGATGAATCTTGAGAATTTCTCAAAAAGAAAGGAGGTGGCACAATAA
- a CDS encoding amino acid ABC transporter ATP-binding/permease protein: protein MKQTTRRSGLSIMRSLIVLVKPLTGVMLLGIFLGVIGFLCAIFLTITGGYGILYGLYNLLNNGFTSAPNLSRTIFISLIIMAVARGILHYGEQYCNHYIAFRILAIIRHKVFAVLRKLCPAKLEGKEKGNLIAIITSDIELLEVFFAHTISPIAIAFITSLIMIIFIWSQHPIAGIISLLAYMTVGIALPLWNGSRSADAGMKFRNNVGELNNFVINSMYGVDEILQYNQGKIRLNEMDSKSLELSDNQKKLSFFEGSQRAVTNLVIQLFSWLMFFCMLMLYKNESIEFSQMLIATLAMMSSFGPTVALSSLSNNLNQTLACGERVLSLLEEVPTVEEVSDKEATSFEGADVDNVNFSYGEETILDNVSLDIKKGKVLGIHGVSGSGKSTLLKLLMRFWDVNTGEVHISGKNIKNVNTKDLREMTGYVTQETVMFQGTIADNIRVSKQGATLEEIQNAAKKASIHDFISSLPNGYDTNVGELGDSLSDGEKQRVGLARAFLHDGDFLLLDEPTSNLDVLNEGIILKSLSEESFGKTIVLVSHRKSTMSLVDETYEMANGRFS from the coding sequence ATGAAACAAACCACAAGAAGATCCGGGCTTTCTATTATGAGAAGTCTGATTGTTTTGGTAAAGCCTTTGACAGGCGTTATGTTACTTGGAATTTTTTTGGGAGTCATCGGCTTTTTATGTGCTATCTTTCTTACTATTACAGGTGGCTACGGTATACTGTATGGACTTTATAATCTATTAAATAATGGCTTTACTTCCGCTCCAAATCTTTCAAGAACAATATTCATTTCCCTTATCATAATGGCTGTTGCAAGGGGTATTCTTCACTATGGTGAACAGTACTGTAATCACTATATCGCATTCAGAATACTTGCAATTATAAGACATAAGGTTTTTGCAGTACTTAGAAAGCTCTGTCCTGCAAAACTTGAGGGTAAGGAAAAAGGTAACCTTATTGCTATTATAACAAGTGATATAGAGTTATTGGAGGTATTCTTTGCACATACCATATCACCTATAGCCATTGCTTTTATAACATCTCTTATAATGATTATATTTATATGGTCACAACATCCTATTGCAGGTATTATTTCATTGCTTGCATACATGACTGTAGGAATTGCTCTTCCTCTTTGGAACGGTAGTCGCAGTGCAGATGCCGGAATGAAATTTAGAAATAATGTAGGTGAACTAAATAACTTTGTCATAAACAGTATGTATGGTGTTGACGAAATATTACAGTATAATCAAGGTAAGATACGCTTAAATGAGATGGACTCAAAGTCTTTAGAACTGTCTGATAATCAAAAAAAGCTCAGCTTTTTTGAGGGTTCTCAAAGAGCTGTAACAAACCTTGTTATACAGCTTTTCTCATGGTTAATGTTCTTTTGTATGCTGATGCTTTATAAAAATGAGAGCATAGAATTTTCACAGATGCTTATTGCTACATTGGCTATGATGAGTTCTTTTGGACCGACTGTTGCTCTCTCTTCTCTCTCAAATAATTTAAATCAGACTCTTGCCTGTGGTGAGCGTGTATTATCATTACTTGAGGAAGTACCGACTGTGGAAGAAGTATCAGACAAAGAAGCTACATCCTTTGAAGGTGCAGATGTTGATAATGTAAACTTTTCATATGGTGAAGAGACCATACTTGACAATGTCTCACTGGATATCAAAAAAGGTAAGGTCCTTGGAATACATGGTGTAAGCGGATCCGGTAAATCCACCTTATTGAAGCTTTTAATGAGATTCTGGGATGTAAATACAGGTGAAGTTCATATTTCAGGTAAGAATATTAAGAATGTTAACACCAAGGATCTTCGTGAAATGACAGGATATGTTACTCAGGAAACTGTGATGTTTCAGGGAACTATTGCAGATAATATAAGAGTGTCCAAACAGGGTGCAACTCTTGAAGAGATTCAAAATGCTGCTAAGAAAGCAAGTATACATGATTTTATATCAAGCCTTCCAAATGGTTATGACACCAATGTCGGTGAGCTTGGTGATTCACTCTCTGACGGTGAGAAGCAGCGAGTAGGACTTGCCAGAGCCTTCTTACATGATGGTGATTTCCTGCTTCTGGATGAGCCTACCAGCAATCTTGATGTACTGAATGAAGGTATTATCTTAAAGTCACTCTCAGAGGAAAGCTTCGGAAAGACTATTGTACTGGTTTCACATAGAAAATCCACAATGTCTCTTGTTGATGAGACCTATGAAATGGCTAATGGCAGATTCTCATAA
- a CDS encoding CAP domain-containing protein has translation MRKSVLLAIAAVATTVMMAVPTFADNSGWRRDNRGWWYQLSNGSYPSSSWLSINNIWYYMDGSGYMQTGWLNYGGGWYYLDPNNGDMKVGWVEINNAWYYLNPANGGRLDTNTITPDGYYVDGSGLYRPNASTYNTTRSNNSSSGGGTKRSNSGSGGGSTRSNSGSGGGSTRSNSSSGGGSTRSNNSSNSGSNSSNSDTTTQDYYRQETKAQISTDEYEREVIEIVNAERAKNGLSALSMDSGLMDTAHLRSKELVILFSHDRPDGTDCFTAFPSGFTGKAENIAKGQTNPTNVMNSWMNSAGHRANILNPSYDSIGVGCHIENGKLHWVQVFGRSSDY, from the coding sequence ATGAGAAAAAGTGTTTTGTTAGCAATAGCAGCTGTTGCCACAACCGTTATGATGGCAGTGCCTACATTTGCGGATAACAGTGGTTGGAGAAGGGATAATAGAGGATGGTGGTATCAGCTTTCAAACGGATCTTATCCATCATCTTCATGGCTAAGTATTAATAACATATGGTACTATATGGATGGTTCCGGATATATGCAAACAGGCTGGCTAAACTATGGTGGTGGCTGGTATTATTTAGATCCTAACAATGGTGATATGAAGGTTGGTTGGGTAGAGATAAATAATGCCTGGTATTATCTTAATCCGGCAAATGGTGGCAGGCTGGATACTAATACCATTACACCTGATGGATATTATGTAGATGGAAGTGGACTATATAGACCAAATGCTTCAACCTACAATACAACAAGAAGCAACAATAGCTCAAGTGGTGGAGGTACAAAAAGAAGTAACAGTGGTTCAGGTGGCGGAAGTACAAGAAGTAATAGCGGTTCAGGTGGTGGAAGCACAAGAAGCAATAGCAGTTCAGGTGGCGGAAGTACAAGAAGTAATAACAGTTCAAATAGTGGAAGTAATAGCTCAAATAGTGATACTACTACACAGGACTATTACAGACAGGAAACAAAAGCTCAGATATCCACAGATGAGTATGAAAGAGAAGTTATTGAAATTGTTAATGCGGAGAGAGCTAAGAATGGATTATCCGCACTAAGCATGGATAGCGGATTGATGGATACAGCACATTTACGTAGTAAAGAACTTGTAATATTATTCTCACATGATAGGCCGGATGGTACAGATTGCTTTACTGCATTCCCTAGCGGATTTACTGGTAAAGCAGAAAATATTGCAAAAGGTCAAACAAATCCTACTAATGTAATGAACTCTTGGATGAATTCCGCAGGACATAGAGCAAATATCCTTAACCCAAGTTATGATTCAATAGGTGTAGGATGCCATATTGAGAATGGTAAGCTGCATTGGGTACAGGTTTTTGGCAGAAGCTCAGATTATTAG